The DNA window ACTTGTATTCGTCGAGCCCAAGCTCGGCTACGCTGTCGTTCACCGGCATCGGAATGCCTCCTCTGTCTTCGTGATTCGGGCCTGGGACGGTGGCGCGGCGGGCGCCGCCCCTCGTCGCGAGGTCAGACCGCTCCCGCCGTCTCCGTCCGGACCCAGTCGTACCCCTTCTCCTCCAGCTCCAGCGCCAGCTCGGCCCCGCCGGTCATGATGATCCGGCCGCTCACCATCACGTGCACCTTGTCGGGCGTGATGTAGTTGAGCATGCGCTGGTAGTGCGTGATGAGCAGCACCGTCAGCTCGTTACGCTCGGCCTTGATGGTGTTGATGCCGCTGGTCACGATCTTGAGCGCGTCGATGTCCAGGCCCGAGTCGGTCTCGTCCATCACCGCCAGGACCGGCTCCAGCATGGCGAGCTGCAGGATCTCGTTGCGCTTCTTCTCGCCGCCGCTGAAGCCCTCGTTGACCGAGCGGGCCGCGAACGCGGGGTCCATCTCCAGCATGCCCATGCGGCCTTCCAGCTCGTCCTGGAAGTCGAAGATGTCGATGTCGCCGCCGCGCTTGGCGTTCAGCGCCGTGCGCATGAAGTTGGCGACCGACACGCCGGGGATCTCCACCGGGTACTGGAAGGCCAGGAAGATGCCGGCGCGCGCCCGCTCGTCGGGCTGCATGTCCAGCACGCTCTGCCC is part of the Longimicrobiaceae bacterium genome and encodes:
- the sufC gene encoding Fe-S cluster assembly ATPase SufC, translating into MAEPLLKITNLHAEIAEDGTEILKGVDLEVNEGEIHAIMGPNGSGKSTLSKVISGHPAYEVTDGEILFRGQSVLDMQPDERARAGIFLAFQYPVEIPGVSVANFMRTALNAKRGGDIDIFDFQDELEGRMGMLEMDPAFAARSVNEGFSGGEKKRNEILQLAMLEPVLAVMDETDSGLDIDALKIVTSGINTIKAERNELTVLLITHYQRMLNYITPDKVHVMVSGRIIMTGGAELALELEEKGYDWVRTETAGAV